In Paramisgurnus dabryanus chromosome 14, PD_genome_1.1, whole genome shotgun sequence, one genomic interval encodes:
- the dido1 gene encoding death-inducer obliterator 1 isoform X4, whose translation MEESVSPELAQAPEPSQDPVDTSSQEPTSVSEEVKDQEDQGDGIQDKVEEAEKSTKPPCEFKKTWGFRRSTIAKREIPGEMAAETPEGKGAPVRRSGRQAKRTDKLEEFLVTVKRGRGTGRRSCPSRLEGGDPPSQTPTDAETTSEASFDGNAETKTEEPKVASPEKKKRGRRKIKRTAKTKASSASVSDDCSSDNEEEGEGEMIKTPEEHMEIEAKAEDCKDEESKEEEQAMDVKKEEEIEEVENDEGKEKSSDDFISRRPPTRSYSRDSKKDTKPKPGPKVNKDTDEEEDDDESSSSESDTDGYDPNALYCICRQKHNKRFMICCDRCEEWFHGDCVGITEARGRLMERNGEDYVCPNCNTHRVQITKTGGSTAAADNGKRPASGPRKAEPSPATSSTAPVAAEEKAADDLGIKGRIEKAANPSGKKKIKIFQPQVTAVKGSSLPKCIGPGCERDALPDSVYCGNDCILRHAAAAMKTITTDGKDSKQKERGKTKRQKKSTNKLAHKKSGSERRSSNQAEEEEESESGTEEEDEDDEDDKHAEEHPPPPAMSSWSSDHNYIAVTPEKTTPISASVLNKASAVQKDKEKEEIEEVRPEKESTHVEKKAPTSHVAPKGGKKSPVSKGIKGTADAASPTKAKPSTTPLSSTRDLRKQPPPQSIKFLNKPKKPGPPPPPIPILSPSGPPGSRHHASGALRVSKTTFTIPKKQPQAPPKEAAEGGPSTSSKTPPSPVSTTPSIQHPSPKPTQPPAPAGPPQPPPNNQMRSNIRRSLTDILYKRVSDSDDLSMSEGEVGKLAVSIEKEMFNLYLNTDNKYKNKYRSLMFNLKDPKNKGLFYRVIGAEISPFRLVRLSPEELLSKEVSDWRKTETTEDPRSQSGHSKSGSRQEGIPPDVDMEEAPPMSDGDEPQEDARPTSTSQASVSSGKGSAMPDIFSSMLQDTTAHHRTHLFDLNCKICTGQMSADDEPPSKKSKMSMAKKPEQPLKSKPDPRPSKPSGDHPPVSYYSGVETSMPDSTSAKEDPNTLPPPVQAPIPAAVSSVTITRRDPRTAGHRSSLPQIRTAQTVPDVGVSSLSASIPVSVEPVAVETKGPLPMPPSTPPPRPVVQKTASSQDARHYGSSTSSNVPEPSVEGETALFLSGQEMLWKGFINMHTVAKFVTKAYMVSGSFEHIKEDLPDTIHIGGRISPHTVWDYVGKLKTSLSKELCLIRFHPATEEEEVAYVSLFSYFSSRKRFGVVANSNKRIKDLYLIPLSSKDPLPAKLLPFDGPGLEPARPNLLLGLLICQKDKKRPGASLENEEKRSKTLRDEETGLPKPSIVGKVEIKQDKSVRSSLDGISTTPPGTPPPLSASESSSSISASVLSILSSVKAAGVTTSTNNNSPNVTAAQAVSSTPLQTILKTLFGKKKSDTDVSLSPSDQGAAEGSMPSVSILDPIVKQFSISKSKEIEVQDDRPYDPEEEYDPAVGYAKEEMHNATKVSAAVEKTEVRSAVVDDIAYDPEDDSIFDDVGARKLIEYQKGLKDQQAEEQKLQLERHEDPVHQIPETLISQPVTSLLANSQLLQLGKKVEDLVAKSSATQIINQRRDPRQSRDPRQAAVSRRPTSDSIEKEDQSIVTTDEPSPQQALVIETSASQNCITLDAQTAPLDSIMDTSVEEPTTTTDTAPTQVTSVLDIQDVQHDILQTAETTKPEEGKSEAVPFLGTESMEVSIPLLGEKIDPELVENYVDKESEEEEIREDPIESDSKSFEKVWPNSASILKADQVSSSGQPIETTPTTYYSISTISTSSVHSTMPDDDMHDSYMDSHSSHIQHITTTNPANIPHQMSFPPPIGPPPILGPPPMQGPPPMAVPPPMHIAPPMSGLPPPIQIPPMQGPRPHLGENDHSQFHPPGSYPPYQNQWGSNPQFDAPRGPPPPNFTPRGPPPFQQIGQRGPPPQMFDNSLNPMPPQHIGPRGPPPGPPLAGPPPPNFDGQRFNGPPLPFNFSAPRGPPPPFQGPPPTLQGPPPPLQGPPPTRFDNRAPPPSHFPGPRGPLPTHNIGDHGTPSNMSRGPGDDRGNSYQGLEKPHIHAQGPPFRGPPPNHFDGRRGPPGPQGDMSGQRFPPPHQFRGSPPRRGSFDEPRERSSQEFERHRGPAMQQFGGPRGPPPGHYDKEAAGQPPRYSYNEDNPSDVRPIRGPLLPTPPDGLIPMQARVGGHSPDPHRDDHWRRHSPEMRRHSPEMRRHSPEMRRHSPEMRRHSPEMRRHSPEMRRHSPEMRRHSPEMRRHSPEMRRRSCSSRDGSDPHNRPSRFDGSSRDRDASSRLSEERERQRDLSEDRRRERDREGPHGGRPWGWNREHEYERGRERDHEKDRSRERDGERGRSRERDVEPGRSRERDGERGRSRERDGERGRSRERDAECGRSREKDGERGRSRERDAECGRSREKEGERGRSREREREHSRERDHSRGRESDRYRDGDGDKRRDRDRDRDRGREREQERKDYDRERAKNRERERDRDRDRDGRDRRRDRSRSRERERGKDRDRRDRDKERDRDKDRGREKDRDRRDRSRSKDKKDERREKSDSSRARSTESKSHS comes from the exons ATGGAGGAGAGTGTGAGCCCTGAGCTGGCTCAAGCCCCTGAGCCTAGCCAGGATCCAGTGGATACCAGCTCACAAG AACCGACGTCGGTTTCAGAAGAAGTCAAAGATCAAGAAGACCAAGGTGATGGTATTCAAGATAAAGTAGAGGAGGCTGAAAAATCCACCAAGCCGCCTTGTGAGTTTAAGAAGACTTGGGGCTTTCGTCGTAGCACTATTGCTAAAAGGGAAATTCCTGGCGAAATGGCTGCAGAGACTCCAGAGGGAAAGGGCGCCCCAGTGCGTCGCAGTGGTAGGCAGGCCAAGCGCACGGACAAACTTGAAGAATTTCTAGTTACTGTCAAAAGAGGAAGAGGAACCGGGAGAAGGAGTTGTCCCTCACGGCTCGAGGGCGGAGATCCACCTTCCCAGACCCCGACTGATGCTGAAACAACCTCCGAGGCCAGCTTCGATGGAAACGCAGAGACCAAAACGGAGGAACCTAAAGTTGCCTCACCGGAGAAAAAGAAAAGAGGGAGGAGAAAGATAAAGAGAACTGCTAAGACTAAAGCAAGCAGTGCCTCAGTCAGTGATGATTGCAGCTCTGATAACGAAGAGGAGGGTGAAGGTGAGATGATAAAAACACCTGAGGAACATATGGAGATCGAAGCCAAAGCTGAAGATTGCAAAGACGAGGAATCAAAAGAAGAGGAACAGGCAATGGATGTaaagaaagaagaagaaatagAAGAGGTAGAGAATGATGAGGGCAAAGAAAAGTCTTCAGATGACTTCATAAGTAGACGTCCTCCTACAAGATCTTACAGTAGAGATTCCAAAAAAGACACTAAACCCAAGCCAGGACCCAAGGTCAACAAAGATACAGATGAagaggaagatgatgatgagTCATCGTCGAGTGAGTCTGACACCGATGGCTATGACCCTAATGCACTATACTGCATCTGCAGGCAGAAACACAATAAAAG GTTCATGATCTGCTGCGATCGATGTGAGGAATGGTTTCATGGCGACTGCGTCGGCATCACTGAGGCACGAGGTCGACTGATGGAGAGAAATGGGGAAGATTATGTCTGTCCTAACTGCAACACACACAGAGTACAGATCACCAAGACCGGTGGCTCCACAGCAGCTGCAGACAATGGCAAACGGCCAGCATCTGGCCCTCGTAAAGCAGAGCCCAGTCCAGCTACATCCAGCACTGCTCCAGTGGCAGCAGAGGAGAAAGCTGCTGATGACCTGGGCATCAAGGGCAGAATCGAGAAGGCTGCCAATCCTAGTggcaaaaagaaaataaagattttCCAGCCG CAGGTGACAGCAGTCAAGGGATCTTCCCTTCCCAAGTGCATCGGTCCTGGATGTGAGAGAGACGCTCTTCCTGACTCAGTCTACTGTGGGAATGACTGCATACTCCGGCATGCCGCGGCTGCTATGAAGACCATTACCACGGATGGAAAAGACTCCAAGCAGAAGGAGAGGGGCAAGACCAAACGGCAAAAAAAGAGCACAAATAAATTGGCACATAAG AAGAGTGGCTCTGAAAGGAGATCCTCTAACCAAGCTGAAGAGGAGGAGGAATCTGAGTCTGGTACTGAGGAAGAGGACGAAGATGATGAGGATGACAAGCATGCAGAGGAGCATCCACCTCCACCAGCCATGTCATCCTGGTCCAGTGACCATAATTACATTGCAGTAACGCCAGAAAAGACTACACCCATATCAGCATCTGTGTTAAACAAAGCGT CAGCTGTCcaaaaagacaaagaaaaagaGGAAATCGAGGAAGTGAGGCCGGAAAAAGAGTCAACACATGTGGAAAAGAAAGCTCCTACTTCACATGTTGCTCCCAAAGGTGGGAAAAAGTCTCCTGTTTCAAAAGGGATTAAAGGAACTGCAGACGCTGCTTCTCCGACCAAAGCCAAACCAAGTACAACACCTCTGAGCAGTACCAGAGACCTGAGGAAACAGCCCCCACCACAAAGCATCAAGTTCTTGAACAAGCCCAAGAAGCCAGGGCCTCCCCCACCTCCAATTCCAATCTTGTCTCCATCAGGCCCTCCTGGATCTCGCCACCATGCCTCCGGAGCGCTTCGCGTTAGCAAAACCACTTTTACCATCCCTAAAAAACAGCCACAGGCGCCACCAAAAGAGGCTGCTGAAGGTGGTCCCTCTACCTCTTCTAAGACCCCACCTTCGCCAGTGTCGACCACTCCATCCATCCAGCACCCATCACCAAAACCAACCCAACCCCCTGCACCTGCTGGTCCTCCTCAGCCACCACCCAACAATCAGATGAGATCCAACATCAGACGATCGCTGACCGATATCCTGTATAAGAG GGTGAGCGACAGCGATGACCTCTCCATGTCTGAGGGTGAAGTAGGGAAGTTGGCGGTCAGCATTGAGAAAGAGATGTTTAACCTTTATCTGAACACCGATAACAAGTACAAGAACAAGTACAGATCACTTATGTTCAACCTGAAGGACCCTAAAAACAAG GGTCTGTTTTATCGTGTGATCGGTGCTGAGATCAGTCCTTTCAGACTGGTGAGGTTGAGTCCAGAAGAACTTCTTTCCAAGGAGGTGTCTGATTGGAGGAAAACTGAGACCACTGAG GATCCAAGATCCCAGTCAGGACATTCCAAATCCGGATCACGACAAGAAGGCATTCCCCCAGATGTAGACATGGAGGAAGCTCCTCCAATGTCTGATGGAGAT GAGCCCCAGGAAGACGCACGTCCTACTTCTACATCGCAAGCTTCAGTTTCTTCCGGAAAAGGCAGTGCAATGCCAGATATCTTTAGTAGTATGTTGCAAGATACTACGGCACATCACAGGACTCATCTGTTTGACCTAAACTGCAAGATTTGTACAG GTCAGATGTCTGCAGACGATGAACCACCTTctaaaaaaagcaaaatgtCTATGGCTAAGAAGCCAGAGCAACCCTTAAAGTCCAAACCTGATCCCAGACCATCCAAACCCTCCGGTGACCACCCCCCAGTTTCCTATTACTCTGGTGTAGAGACATCCATGCCTGATTCAACATCTGCAAAGGAGGATCCAAACACTTTACCGCCACCGGTCCAGGCCCCAATTCCTGCTGCTGTCTCCTCTGTTACTATAACCCGAAGGGATCCTCGTACGGCAGGTCACCGGTCATCCCTGCCTCAGATTCGGACTGCTCAGACTGTTCCTGATGTTGGGGTTTCTTCTCTGTCAGCCAGTATCCCTGTGTCTGTTGAGCCCGTGGCTGTAGAAACAAAGGGTCCTTTACCAATGCCTCCTTCAACCCCACCACCTAGACCTGTGGTACAAAAAACAGCCTCTTCACAAGATGCACGGCATTATGGATCCAGCACTTCCAG CAATGTGCCAGAGCCTTCTGTTGAGGGTGAAACAGCTTTGTTCCTGTCTGGTCAGGAGATGCTGTGGAAAGGATTTATAAACATGCACACCGTCGCCAAGTTTGTCACAAAGGCCTACATGGTGTCTGGATCATTTGAGCACATTAAGGAg GATTTGCCTGACACCATTCACATCGGCGGTAGAATATCTCCACACACTGTGTGGGATTATGTGGGAAAGTTGAAGACTTCACTGTCCAAA gaactCTGTCTAATTCGTTTCCATCCAGCAACCGAAGAGGAGGAGGTTGCGTACGTGTCCCTGTTTTCTTATTTCAGCAGCCGTAAGCGGTTTGGAGTGGTGGCCAACAGCAACAAACGCATTAAAGACCTTTACCTCATCCCTCTGAGCTCAAAAGATCCACTGCCAGCGAAGCTCCTGCCATTTGATGGACCAG GGCTTGAGCCAGCTCGACCCAATCTCCTCCTGGGGTTGTTGATTTGCCAGAAAGACAAGAAGCGTCCCGGAGCATCTCTTGAGAATGAGGAAAAACGTTCTAAAACCTTAAGAGATGAGGAGACAGGCCTCCCAAAACCATCCATTGTTGGAAAAGTTGAAATAAAACAGGACAAAAGTGTTAGATCTAGTCTGGATGGCATAAGCACAACTCCGCCAGGTACACCACCACCCCTTAGTGCCTCTGAATCTTCAAGCTCCATCTCAGCTTCTGTGTTGTCCATTCTCTCCTCTGTGAAAGCAGCTGGTGTCACCACTAGCACAAACAATAATTCTCCAAATGTCACAGCGGCACAGGCAGTCTCTTCCACACCTCTGCAGACTATCCTAAAGACTCTTTTTGGTAAAAAGAAGTCTGATACTGATGTCTCGTTATCACCTTCAGACCAAGGTGCTGCAGAGGGATCCATGCCTTCTGTGTCCATACTGGACCCAATTGTAAAACAGTTTTCAATATCAAAGAGTAAAGAGATAGAAGTACAGGACGACAGACCATATGATCCTGAGGAAGAGTATGACCCAGCTGTTGGCTATGCTAAAGAAGAAATGCATAATGCAACCAAAGTGTCTGCAGCTGTTGAGAAAACAGAGGTGAGATCTGCTGTGGTGGATGATATTGCTTATGACCCTGAAGATGACTCCATTTTTGATGATGTTGGGGCTAGGAAATTAATTGAATATCAGAAAGGGCTTAAAGACCAACAGGCCGAGGAACAAAAGTTGCAGCTGGAAAGGCATGAGGATCCAGTTCACCAAATACCAGAGACTTTGATTTCTCAGCCTGTGACATCTTTATTAGCTAACAGCCAGTTGTTGCAGCTTGGTAAAAAAGTTGAAGACTTAGTGGCAAAGAGCTCAGCTACTCAAATTATTAACCAGAGAAGAGACCCAAGGCAAAGTAGGGACCCTCGCCAAGCAGCTGTAAGTAGAAGACCAACGTCTGATTCAATTGAGAAAGAAGACCAATCTATTGTAACTACAGATGAACCATCTCCACAGCAAGCTTTGGTGATAGAGACATCAGCGTCACAAAACTGCATAACCTTAGATGCACAAACAGCACCGCTGGATTCTATTATGGATACATCAGTGGAGGAACCTACTACAACCACTGACACAGCCCCAACTCAAGTCACTTCTGTCTTGGATATTCAAGATGTGCAGCATGACATCCTGCAGACAGCAGAAACAACCAAGCCTGAGGAAGGCAAGAGTGAAGCTGTACCTTTCCTTGGTACAGAGAGCATGGAGGTTTCTATTCCATTACTAGGGGAAAAAATTGACCCCGAGTTAGTTGAAAACTATGTGGATAAAGAATCTGAAGAGGAAGAAATTAGGGAAGATCCTATTGAATCTGACAGTAAAAGTTTTGAGAAAGTATGGCCAAATTCTGCCAGTATCTTAAAAGCTGATCAGGTTTCATCAAGTGGACAGCCTATTGAGACCACTCCAACCACATATTACAGCATTTCAACGATCAGTACGTCATCTGTACACTCGACAATGCCAGATGACGACATGCATGATTCTTATATGGATTCTCACAGTTCCCATATACAACACATAACAACAACCAATCCTGCAAACATTCCACATCAAATGTCTTTTCCTCCCCCTATTGGGCCTCCACCCATTCTTGGTCCACCTCCCATGCAAGGCCCACCACCCATGGCTGTTCCACCGCCCATGCATATCGCTCCTCCAATGTCTGGACTACCACCACCAATACAGATTCCCCCCATGCAAGGTCCTCGTCCACACCTTGGAGAAAATGATCATTCTCAGTTTCATCCACCTGGATCATATCCACCTTACCAGAATCAGTGGGGAAGCAATCCTCAGTTTGATGCTCCAAGAGGCCCACCCCCTCCCAATTTTACACCAAGAGGACCACCCCCATTCCAACAAATTGGTCAGAGAGGTCCTCCTCCTCAGATGTTTGATAATTCTCTTAATCCAATGCCACCTCAGCATATCGGACCAAGAGGCCCACCTCCAGGCCCTCCACTAGCTGGACCACCTCCTCCAAACTTTGATGGACAAAGGTTTAATGGTCCTCCACTCCCGTTTAATTTCTCAGCACCTAGAGGCCCCCCTCCACCATTCCAAGGCCCCCCTCCAACTCTCCAAGGCCCCCCTCCACCTCTCCAAGGCCCCCCTCCAACTCGCTTTGATAATAGAGCACCGCCACCATCACACTTTCCAGGACCCAGGGGGCCACTTCCCACTCATAATATTGGGGATCATGGAACCCCATCTAATATGTCAAGAGGTCCCGGTGATGACCGTGGAAACTCTTATCAAGGACTAGAGAAACCCCACATACATGCACAAGGGCCGCCTTTTAGGGGTCCACCTCCAAACCACTTTGATGGACGGAGGGGACCCCCTGGTCCTCAAGGTGATATGTCAGGACAGCGCTTTCCACCTCCACACCAGTTTCGTGGTTCACCTCCACGTAGGGGGTCTTTTGATGAACCGCGGGAAAGATCGTCTCAAGAATTTGAAAGACACAGAGGACCAGCAATGCAGCAGTTTGGTGGGCCAAGAGGTCCACCACCGGGGCATTACGACAAGGAGGCTGCTGGTCAACCACCACGATATAGCTATAACGAAGACAACCCTAGCGATGTTAGACCCATTCGTGGGCCTTTGCTTCCAACGCCTCCTGATGGTCTCATCCCAATGCAGGCCCGTGTAGGTGGGCACAGTCCAGACCCCCACCGTGATGACCACTGGAGACGGCACTCCCCGGAAATGAGACGGCACTCCCCGGAAATGAGACGGCACTCCCCGGAAATGAGACGGCACTCCCCGGAAATGAGACGGCACTCCCCGGAAATGAGACGGCACTCCCCGGAAATGAGACGGCACTCCCCGGAAATGAGACGGCACTCCCCGGAAATGAGACGACACTCCCCTGAAATGAGAAGGCGAAGCTGCTCTTCGAGAGATGGTTCAGATCCTCACAACCGTCCGAGTAGATTTGATGGAAGCTCACGTGACAGAGATGCCTCCTCAAGATTGTCTGAAGAAAGAGAGAGGCAGCGTGATTTGTCTGAGGATAGGAGGAGAGAAAGAGATCGAGAAGGTCCTCATGGTGGACGACCATGGGGCTGGAACAGGGAACACGAGTATGAGAGAGGCAGAGAAAGGGATCATGAAAAAGACCGGAGCAGGGAAAGAGATGGGGAGCGGGGTCGGAGCAGAGAAAGAGATGTGGAGCCTGGTCGGAGCAGAGAAAGAGATGGGGAGCGTGGTCGGAGCAGAGAAAGAGATGGGGAGCGTGGTCGGAGCAGAGAAAGAGATGCGGAGTGTGGTCGGAGCAGAGAAAAAGATGGGGAGCGTGGTCGGAGCAGAGAAAGAGATGCGGAGTGTGGTCGGAGCAGAGAAAAAGAGGGGGAGCGTGGTCGGAGCAGAGAAAGGGAGAGGGAGCATAGCAGAGAGAGGGATCACAGTAGAGGCAGAGAGAGTGACCGATACAGAGATGGAGATGGAGACAAGAGAAGAGACCGGGATCGAGACAGAGACCGAGGTagggagagagagcaagagagaaaAGACTATGATCGAGAGCGAGCCAAAAACAGAGAGCGAGAAAGAGACCGTGACCGAGATCGGGATGGCAGGGACAGGAGACGAGATCGCTCGAGGAGTCGAGAACGAGAGCGTGGAAAAGATCGGGACAGAAGAGATCGGGACAAGGAGAGAGACCGAGATAAAGACAGAGGGAGGGAGAAAGACAGAGACAGACGGGACAGAAGCAGGAGCAAAGACAAGAAAGATGAGAGAAGGGAAAAGTCTGACTCCTCAAGGGCAAGGTCTACAGAATCTAAGTCCCATTCTTAA